The nucleotide sequence ACAGCGGACGGTCAAGATCGCGGTCGCCGACGGGAAGGTGACACCGTTCCTGGAGGCACAGATCAGGAACTCCGAGCAGGACGAGACCGGGCCGATCCCGGGGTTCTTCCGGTACCTCTGGGCCGACGATCGCGTCTACGCCGTGGCGGGCAGGTGGTCGAAGCTCAGCGTGGACGTCTTCCTGGTCCAGGCCGGGTAGCAAGACGAAAGGACCCTCTTCGTCTCGGCGGAGAGGGTCCTTTCGTCGTTCCGGGCCTAGTCCAGCCAGGCGGCGGCTTCGGCGGCCCAGTAGGTCAGGATCATGTCCGCGCCCGCGCGGCGGATCGACGTCAGCACCTCGAGGATCGTGCGTTCGCGGTCGAGCCAGCCGTTCGCCGCGGCGGCCTCGATCATCGCGTACTCCCCCGAGATGTTGTACGCCGCGACGGGAACCGTCGACGTCTCGGCGGCGGCCCTGATGACGTCCAGATAGGACAGCGCCGGCTTGACCATGACCATGTCGGCGCCCTCGGCGATGTCCAGCTCGATCTCGCGCAGCGCCTCGCGGACGTTGCCCGAATCCTGCTGGTACGTCTTCCGGTCGCCCTTCAGCTGCGAATCGACGGCCTCGCGGAAGGGGCCGTAGAACGCGCTGGCGAACTTCGCCGAGTACGCGAGGATGCCGGTGTCGGTGCGTCCGGCGCGGTCGAGCGCGGCGCGGATGACGCCGACCTGGCCGTCCATCATTCCGCTGGGGCCGAGCAGATGCGCCCCCGCTTCCGCCTGCGCCAGACCCATCTCCGCGTACACGCGCAGGGTCGCGTCGTTGTCGACACCGCCGTCGGCGTCGAGGACGCCACAGTGGCCGTGGTCGGTGAACTCGTCGAGGCACGTGTCCGCCATCAGGACCGTCGCGTCGCCGAGTTCGGACCTCAGGTCGCGCAGGGCGACGTTGAGGATGCCGTCCGGGTCGATCGCGCCGGAGCCCTCGGCGTCCCGTGTTTTCGGGATGCCGAACAGCATCAGGCCGCCGACCCCGGCGTTGACCGCGTCGACGGCGGCTTTGCGCAGCGTGTCGCGGGTGTGCTGGACGACCCCGGGCATGCTGGAGATCGGGCGGGGCGCGTCGGCGCCCTCGGCCACGAACATCGGG is from Amycolatopsis lurida and encodes:
- the hemB gene encoding porphobilinogen synthase, with protein sequence MFPEHRPRRLRTTPAMRRLVGETTLRPRQLILPMFVAEGADAPRPISSMPGVVQHTRDTLRKAAVDAVNAGVGGLMLFGIPKTRDAEGSGAIDPDGILNVALRDLRSELGDATVLMADTCLDEFTDHGHCGVLDADGGVDNDATLRVYAEMGLAQAEAGAHLLGPSGMMDGQVGVIRAALDRAGRTDTGILAYSAKFASAFYGPFREAVDSQLKGDRKTYQQDSGNVREALREIELDIAEGADMVMVKPALSYLDVIRAAAETSTVPVAAYNISGEYAMIEAAAANGWLDRERTILEVLTSIRRAGADMILTYWAAEAAAWLD